From Companilactobacillus heilongjiangensis, one genomic window encodes:
- a CDS encoding ATP-dependent DNA helicase yields MTTKIGIRQLVEFVLRSGDLVETKNSQNTALNGARIHRRLQKVRSKNDDYESEVYLKTDVTMNDNQYVISGRADGITLTKDKALIEEIKTSDQPYDELSDNTLELYWGQVKVYGYILLQEHPELKHVTLQLTYFQVSNEEVTIDEQTLGHEELDKFFEDLITEYEYWITLRAKLRKTRNDSIKKMPFPFDKFRAGQHEMAAAVYKSILLEKRLFVEAPTGTGKTISTLFPAIKAMGEEKVQRLFYLTAKQSTRHVAEETVELMAGKGLKLKSITLTAKDKIRFPEEQDVPPEENPYMIGYYDRLKPALSDLLTNEDAITRSVIEKYAKKHTVDPFEFSLDASLFCDLIICDYNYLFDPLVYLQRFFVEKDTDNFFLIDEVHNLVSRSRDMYSAEIPEAPIAKLLKEARAIDTKASEDFQKQLKKVRRVFTQMKKVLKEDDQEEKITSDAPEKLINTLGKFNDFMGDWMAEQKPSDFLDDTKDYFFNSLTFVKIGALFDDSYKTRIVLDGKNLVVKELCLDPSHFINESLNLGLGAVLFSATLSPMDYYRSVLGGIDNSLAYQLPSPFPVQNQEILITQYIQTTYRQRQFSQDSIVQSLNTMITSKTGNYLCFFPSYSYLKQVKDAFEIAHPEVDVIAQQGEMENQARQEFLDQFTENPDHTLVAFCVLGGIFSEGIDLRGDRLIGVAVVSVGLPGLSAENNLIRDYYDAENGRGFEYAYQMPGFNNVLQAAGRLIRSSHDAGIILLLDQRFGSARYTQLFPQHWRNYRRVSSLPQLDADVHNFWRGRQDEN; encoded by the coding sequence ATGACGACTAAGATTGGGATTCGCCAGTTGGTAGAGTTCGTTTTACGTAGTGGAGATTTAGTTGAAACAAAAAATAGTCAGAATACGGCTCTGAATGGTGCCCGAATCCATCGTCGACTCCAAAAAGTACGTTCGAAGAATGATGATTATGAAAGTGAAGTTTATTTAAAAACTGATGTCACGATGAATGATAATCAGTATGTTATTTCTGGTCGAGCGGATGGGATAACTTTGACCAAGGATAAAGCTTTGATTGAAGAAATTAAAACGTCTGATCAACCTTACGATGAGTTGAGTGACAACACCTTGGAGTTATATTGGGGTCAGGTGAAAGTCTATGGCTACATCCTGTTGCAAGAACACCCTGAATTAAAGCATGTAACGTTACAGCTGACGTACTTTCAGGTTAGCAATGAAGAAGTCACCATAGATGAACAAACACTTGGACACGAGGAATTAGACAAGTTTTTCGAAGACTTGATTACTGAATATGAATATTGGATTACTCTACGAGCCAAATTACGTAAAACTAGAAATGATTCGATAAAAAAGATGCCGTTTCCTTTTGATAAATTTCGAGCTGGTCAACACGAGATGGCTGCGGCTGTGTATAAGTCAATTTTGTTGGAGAAAAGGCTCTTTGTTGAAGCGCCAACTGGAACTGGTAAAACTATTTCCACACTCTTTCCCGCAATCAAGGCTATGGGTGAGGAAAAGGTTCAACGATTGTTTTATTTAACCGCCAAGCAGAGTACCCGGCATGTTGCTGAAGAAACGGTTGAATTGATGGCTGGCAAAGGTTTGAAATTGAAGAGCATTACTTTGACCGCCAAAGATAAGATTCGTTTTCCGGAAGAACAGGATGTTCCACCTGAAGAAAATCCTTATATGATAGGTTATTATGACCGACTAAAACCGGCATTGTCAGATTTATTGACTAATGAAGATGCCATAACTAGGTCGGTAATTGAAAAATATGCCAAAAAACATACGGTTGACCCGTTCGAGTTTTCGCTTGATGCTTCATTATTCTGTGATTTAATTATTTGCGATTACAATTATTTATTCGATCCATTAGTGTATTTACAACGATTCTTTGTGGAAAAGGATACGGATAATTTCTTCCTGATTGATGAAGTCCACAATTTGGTCAGCCGCTCTCGAGATATGTATTCGGCCGAAATCCCTGAAGCTCCGATTGCTAAATTGTTGAAGGAAGCTAGGGCTATTGATACTAAAGCGAGTGAAGATTTTCAGAAACAATTGAAAAAAGTTCGCCGAGTTTTTACACAGATGAAAAAAGTTTTGAAGGAAGATGACCAGGAGGAGAAGATCACCTCAGACGCTCCAGAGAAATTGATTAATACTTTGGGTAAATTCAATGATTTCATGGGTGATTGGATGGCTGAACAAAAGCCGTCAGACTTTTTAGATGATACGAAAGACTATTTCTTCAATTCACTGACATTTGTAAAAATCGGTGCACTATTTGATGACAGTTATAAAACTAGAATCGTTTTGGATGGCAAGAATTTGGTTGTAAAAGAGCTCTGTCTTGATCCGAGCCACTTTATTAATGAGTCGCTGAATCTCGGTTTGGGTGCAGTGTTGTTCTCCGCTACATTGTCGCCAATGGACTACTATCGCAGTGTTTTAGGGGGAATCGATAATAGTTTGGCTTATCAACTGCCATCGCCGTTTCCTGTGCAAAACCAAGAAATTTTAATAACGCAATATATACAGACGACATATCGACAAAGACAATTTAGTCAGGACAGCATTGTGCAAAGTTTGAATACGATGATTACTAGTAAAACCGGCAATTATCTGTGCTTTTTCCCGTCATATAGCTATTTGAAACAAGTTAAGGATGCCTTTGAAATTGCTCACCCCGAGGTAGATGTGATTGCTCAACAAGGTGAGATGGAAAATCAAGCACGACAAGAGTTTCTAGATCAATTTACGGAAAACCCGGATCATACGTTGGTCGCCTTTTGTGTGCTCGGAGGAATTTTCTCTGAAGGAATTGATTTGCGGGGTGACCGGCTAATTGGTGTAGCAGTTGTCAGCGTTGGTTTGCCCGGATTGAGTGCTGAGAATAACTTGATTCGTGATTATTATGATGCCGAAAATGGTCGTGGATTTGAATATGCTTATCAAATGCCCGGATTTAATAATGTTTTACAGGCAGCAGGTCGCTTGATTCGGAGTAGTCATGATGCCGGGATAATTTTATTATTGGACCAACGGTTCGGCAGTGCCAGATATACCCAACTTTTTCCACAGCACTGGCGAAATTACCGCAGGGTTAGTTCATTGCCACAATTAGATGCTGATGTGCATAACTTTTGGAGGGGAAGACAAGATGAAAACTAA